In one window of Zygosaccharomyces rouxii strain CBS732 chromosome E complete sequence DNA:
- the SPG5 gene encoding Spg5p (weakly similar to uniprot|P42933 Saccharomyces cerevisiae YMR191W SPG5 Protein required for survival at high temperature during stationary phase not required for growth on nonfermentable carbon sources), producing MALNSWRQWAKLTKKQLRQLGRVIDEELGGVIERNLPRPNGRLVKVPVPVPVRQAPPKFRASATTVSTRGYHQSAHQFVRSRLVRTDIRLVKSVPRVTMFSSAPRVPNGVPRGLFTNWNIIGRNAGQRMYSTASIKFTHEAVNNMAVSLRCFFNSLDGLIPPNNGSQLSGRFPGPVHGQAKLSSRDVSLIRDMELFEMIKYHKNEALLAEGEETVGAYVEFKAPQLDMNKAIPQKTFANSLALDVWRDEIWNYTNELKILERNVRRIYENYGSLPITTTKDSIRIHFPTLTMLETDKLITELEITMGNVYPDPQGPPSDILSNLDVSSDSDFSSVLSPSISNEAFSLV from the coding sequence ATGGCACTGAACAGTTGGAGGCAGTGGGCAAAACTCACTAAGAAACAGTTGCGACAGCTGGGAAGAgtcattgatgaagagttAGGTGGTGTTATTGAACGAAATCTACCTCGCCCTAATGGTAGATTAGTTAAGGTACCAGTTCCAGTACCAGTTAGACAAGCACCTCCAAAATTCCGTGCTAGTGCCACTACGGTGAGCACTAGAGGTTATCATCAAAGCGCTCATCAGTTTGTCCGTTCCAGATTGGTCCGAACTGATATTAGGTTAGTTAAATCGGTCCCCAGAGTTACTATGTTTTCATCTGCTCCCAGAGTTCCTAATGGTGTTCCCCGTGGCCTCTTCACTAATTGGAATATAATTGGTAGAAATGCAGGCCAAAGAATGTATTCTACGGCATCTATAAAGTTTACCCATGAAGCTGTTAACAACATGGCTGTTTCGCTACgttgttttttcaattcattagatGGGTTAATACCTCCAAACAATGGAAGCCAGTTATCTGGTAGGTTCCCAGGACCTGTTCATGGTCAAGCTAAGTTATCCTCAAGAGATGTTTCTTTAATTCGTGATATGGAGctttttgaaatgattAAATACCATAAGAACGAGGCTCTTTTGgctgaaggtgaagaaacTGTAGGTGCCTACGTGGAATTCAAAGCTCCTCAATTGGACATGAATAAAGCCATTCCTCAAAAGACTTTTGCTAATTCCCTAGCTCTTGATGTATGGAGAGACGAAATTTGGAACTACACAAATGAGCTCAAGATATTAGAACGCAATGTCCGACGAATATACGAAAATTATGGGTCCTTACCGATTACCACGACCAAGGACTCTATTCGTATTCATTTCCCAACTTTAACTATGCTTGAGACCGACAAGTTGATAACAGAATTAGAGATTACGATGGGGAATGTGTATCCTGACCCCCAAGGGCCTCCAAGTGATATTCTGTCGAATCTCGATGTCAGTAGCGACTCGGACTTTTCATCAGTACTATCACCGTCAATCTCTAACGAGGCGTTTTCATTAGTTTGA